One Amblyomma americanum isolate KBUSLIRL-KWMA chromosome 8, ASM5285725v1, whole genome shotgun sequence DNA window includes the following coding sequences:
- the LOC144100179 gene encoding zinc finger HIT domain-containing protein 3 produces the protein MVAADQLCGVCGRGEARYRCPRCRTRYCSCGCYRDHKQEEGRCVEPPAPAPETSVEPGYRYPTPDTVPPEKLCRLRESEAVLEALRNGHLRALLRELDGSKDPERMLGTLMREPIFVEFADACLEAVGGENSS, from the coding sequence ATGGTGGCTGCTGACCAGTTGTGCGGAGTCTGCGGTCGGGGCGAGGCGCGCTACCGGTGTCCACGCTGCCGGACGCGCTACTGCTCGTGCGGATGTTACCGGGACCACAAGCAGGAGGAAGGCCGCTGCGTCGAGCCGCCCGCGCCGGCACCAGAGACGAGTGTGGAGCCCGGCTACCGGTACCCGACACCAGACACGGTTCCGCCAGAGAAGCTGTGCCGGCTACGCGAGTCGGAGGCCGTGCTGGAAGCACTGCGCAACGGGCACCTGCGCGCTCTGCTGCGTGAACTGGACGGAAGCAAGGACCCCGAGCGCATGCTGGGCACGCTGATGCGGGAGCCCATCTTCGTGGAGTTTGCGGACGCCTGCCTAGAGGCTGTCGGTGGTGAAAACAGTTCATGA